One Papaver somniferum cultivar HN1 chromosome 10, ASM357369v1, whole genome shotgun sequence genomic window carries:
- the LOC113319113 gene encoding uncharacterized protein LOC113319113: MGILSWLTGKEAAPVTQTKESGDVKPVEKISEISEMNGAMEVPRPADVTVFEFGSAAVSADKVTLAGYCTVSEELEPCRWEILPGTTSEAPQFRVVF; the protein is encoded by the coding sequence ATGGGGATTTTATCTTGGTTAACAGGAAAAGAAGCAGCTCCAGTGACGCAAACGAAAGAGAGTGGAGATGTGAAACCTGTTGAGAAAATCTCAGAGATATCAGAAATGAATGGAGCTATGGAAGTACCTCGACCAGCTGATGTAACTGTTTTTGAATTTGGGTCTGCTGCTGTTTCTGCTGATAAGGTAACATTAGCTGGATATTGCACTGTTTCTGAAGAACTTGAACCTTGTCGTTGGGAAATTTTGCCTGGAACTACCTCTGAAGCTCCACAATTTCGGGTAGTTTTCTGA
- the LOC113315120 gene encoding formin-like protein 3 has product MDMRRVSCVLLALLILYCTLVNGRDRNMEKFYMDPAAYMEIDDTMVEHLWTKCRFDLMRIKENVETFDLYFPEEMSITSKDTNSVAWSAAKLNLRKAISVLPLQMKKTLFHCLELHNVPFRVSEEVGISKNLYSKYSGSQIGRRVTSRRSLGVKLFQDLSPAPSPSPSSATTLAPAPSQASTLAPAPNQATTFLNVEGLEDPVPTPYASPARAPMPVLTPAFAKFLDVKLVDEGIPSTISPAPAVAVTPSSDAPKLSPQETADSPTKSPAKGPAKPFFPPNFDSDTQSSIAASPQITSDPPPKKQSKQKEVSLGVGLAVAGTFVLAALLCFCFFMCRKKTDSRYLQKDDKPLLILNNNSSGDSAQKPGMKNSDNVDEVQGLPIQNPSGVSLASNDSAALPPPPGRAAPPPPGPPPPPGPPPPPPPRARPPPPPKVAMLPPRNKQSSTKQKGSLAAAGNSASGDGPDAEGDGDAPKTKLKPFFWDKLMANPDHSMVWHQIKSGSFQCDEEMIENLFGYAAPDKNKTDNKKEWTPQDPASHFIKLIDPKKAQNLSILLRALNLTTEEVVDALQEGTELPSELLQTLLKMAPTADEELKLRLYNGELSTLGPAERFLKVLIGVPFAFKRMDSLLLMNSLQEELPGIKESLATLEVACKEVRNNRLFLKLLEAVLKTGNRMNVGTYRGGAQAFKLDTLLKLSDVKGADGKTTLLHFVVQEIIRSEGLRAARNARENLSVCSVKSEDLVEDAPNEAEDDFRSLGLQVVSGLSGELENVRKASVVDGDGLKSTVAKLGQSLVKSKEFLNREMKDLEEDSGFHRTLKSFVERAEADITCLLEEEKRISDLVKSTGDYFHGNAAKDEALHLFVIVRDFLIILDKVCNEVRQSIKTTTSKIKESPSAPPPTDLHPPASPDIRQRPFPAIVGRRMDDSSSDDESPSP; this is encoded by the exons ATGGATATGAGACGAGTAAGTTGTGTTCTTCTTGCTCTTTTAATATTGTATTGCACTCTTGTCAATGGAAGAGACAGAAATATGGAGAAATTCTATATGGACCCTGCTGCTTATATGGAGATTGACGATACCATG GTTGAGCACTTATGGACTAAGTGCAGGTTCGATTTAATGCGGATTaaagaaaatgttgaaacgtttGATTTGTATTTTCCGGAGGAAATGTCCATTACCTCGAAGGATACCAACTCAGTTGCTTGGTCAGCAGCGAAATTGAACCTGCGGAAAGCTATCAGTGTCTTGCCTCTCCAAATGAAGAAAACTCTTTTTCATTGCTTAGAATTGCATAACGTTCCATTTCGAGTTTCTGAAGAAGTGGGTATCTCTAAGAACTTGTACTCCAAATATTCTGGTTCCCAGATTGGGCGGCGTGTTACTTCACGGCGGTCTCTAGGTGTTAAGTTGTTTCAAGACCTATCACCagctccttctccttcaccttcttctgcCACAACCCTAGCTCCTGCTCCTAGTCAAGCATCAACCCTAGCTCCTGCTCCTAATCAAGCAACAACATTTCTGAATGTCGAGGGACTTGAAGATCCAGTACCAACTCCTTATGCTTCTCCTGCTCGTGCACCTATGCCCGTTCTTACTCCTGCTTTTGCAAAATTTCTAGATGTTAAGTTGGTTGATGAAGGCATACCATCAACTATTTCTCCTGCTCCTGCCGTTGCAGTTACACCATCTAGTGATGCTCCAAAACTATCTCCTCAGGAAACAGCCGATAGTCCTACAAAATCCCCTGCCAAGGGTCCAGCAAAACCGTTTTTTCCACCAAACTTTGATTCAGATACTCAATCGTCAATTGCTGCAAGCCCACAAATTACTTCAGATCCTCCACCAAAGAAGCAAAGCAAGCAAAAAGAAGTTTCTTTAGGTGTTGGTTTAGCTGTTGCAGGGACCTTTGTTTTGGCTGCATTGCTATGCTTTTGTTTTTTTATGTGTAGAAAGAAGACTGATTCGAGATATCTACAGAAAGATGATAAGCCCCTTTTGATCTTAAATAATAATTCCTCTGGTG ACTCTGCACAGAAGCCTGGTATGAAAAACTCAGATAACGTTGATGAGGTTCAAGGCCTGCCAATCCAAAATCCATCAGGAGTTTCCTTGGCAAGCAATGATTCTGCAGCATTGCCACCTCCCCCTGGCAGGGCTGCTCCACCTCCTCCAGGACCTCCACCTCCTCCTGgaccacccccacccccaccgCCTCGTGCtcgcccaccaccacctcccaaagTTGCAATGCTTCCACCTCGTAATAAACAATCTAGTACCAAACAAAAAGGGAGTTTAGCTGCTGCAGGAAATTCTGCTTCTGGTGATGGACCTGATGCAGAAGGTGATGGTGATGCCCCAAAAACTAAGCTGAAGCCATTTTTCTGGGACAAACTTATGGCAAATCCTGATCATTCGATGGTTTGGCATCAGATAAAATCTGGCTCGTTCCA GTGCGATGAGGAGATGATTGAAAATCTTTTTGGTTATGCCGCTCCCGACAAAAACAAAACAGACAACAAAAAGGAGTGGACACCTCAAGATCCTGCTTCTCATTTCATCAAGCTTATTGATCCCAAGAAGGCACAAAATCTATCAATTCTTCTGCGGGCTCTGAATCTAACAACTGAGGAAGTCGTTGATGCACTTCAAGAAG GGACTGAGCTACCTTCTGAGCTCCTTCAAACTTTACTGAAGATGGCACCGACTGCGGATGAAGAGTTGAAGCTAAGACTATATAATGGTGAACTTTCAACACTAGGTCCGGCGGAACGTTTCCTTAAAGTTTTGATTGGCGTCCCTTTTGCTTTTAAACGTATGGATTCACTTCTTTTGATGAACTCTCTTCAAGAAGAGTTGCCTGGTATCAAAGAGTCATTAGCAACTTTAGAG GTGGCTTGCAAGGAAGTTAGGAACAATCGACTGTTCCTGAAACTCTTAGAGGCTGTTTTGAAAACCGGTAACCGCATGAATGTGGGTACATACCGTGGTGGTGCACAGGCATTCAAGCTTGACACTCTCTTGAAGTTATCTGATGTGAAAGGTGCAGATGGCAAGACAACGCTTCTGCATTTTGTTGTTCAAGAGATAATCAGGTCCGAAGGCCTACGGGCGGCCCGCAATGCCAGAGAGAACCTGAGCGTTTGCAGTGTGAAATCAGAGGACCTTGTTGAGGATGCTCCCAATGAAGCAGAAGATGACTTCCGCAGTCTAGGTCTTCAGGTGGTTTCAGGCTTGAGTGGTGAGCTCGAAAACGTAAGAAAGGCATCAGTGGTGGATGGTGACGGTTTAAAAAGTACGGTGGCGAAACTGGGCCAATCATTAGTGAAGAGCAAAGAATTTCTGAACAGAGAAATGAAGGATCTAGAGGAAGATAGTGGATTCCATCGAACACTCAAAAGTTTCGTTGAGCGTGCTGAGGCTGATATAACATGTTTACTCGAGGAAGAGAAGAGGATATCAGATTTAGTGAAGAGCACAGGAGATTATTTCCATGGGAATGCAGCGAAGGATGAGGCGTTGCATTTGTTTGTTATCGTTAGGGATTTCCTTATCATTTTAGACAAGGTTTGCAATGAAGTCAGACAATCGATTAAAACTACAACGTCAAAAATTAAGGAGTCTCCAAGTGCTCCTCCTCCTACAGATCTCCACCCACCAGCTTCACCAGATATACGTCAGCGTCCTTTTCCTGCAATCGTGGGGCGGAGAATGGATGATTCTAGTTCTGATGATGAGAGCCCATCTCCTTAG
- the LOC113314979 gene encoding 21.7 kDa class VI heat shock protein-like, with product MSCRKQLEVRSEDRIPQKWSVPLREEIFDNLISKGNPSVSKVFGVGSLFSPLLFGKFFDPSDAFPLWEFDSDVLLSSLRESHQSTVDWSETDKEFVVKAELPGQGKQNVQVSVENGNVVEVSGQWKQQRKESDAKDWRSGHWWESGYARRLELPENADGRNIEAYIIDDIFLEIRIPKSTTGDNSEHA from the exons ATGTCTTGCAGGAAACAACTTGAAGTTCGATCAGAAGATAGAATTCCTCAAAAATGGTCTGTGCCACTAAGGGAAGAAATATTTGATAACCTCATCTCTAAGGGAAATCCTAGTGTCAGCAAAGTTTTCGGAGTCGGGTCATTGTTTAGTCCTTTGCTGTTTGGGAAATTCTTCGACCCGTCTGATGCTTTCCCTCTGTGGGAGTTTGATTCAGATGTTTTGTTATCGAGTCTGCGCGAGTCTCACCAGAGCACTGTTGATTGGTCTGAGACAGATAAGGAATTTGTGGTGAAAGCAGAACTACCAG GACAGGGAAAACAGAATGTTCAAGTGTCCGTAGAGAATGGAAATGTAGTGGAGGTCAGTGGACAATGGAAGCAGCAAAGAAAGGAATCTGATGCGAAGGATTGGAGAAGCGGACACTGGTGGGAATCAGGGTATGCTCGGAGGCTTGAGCTACCAGAAAATGCTGATGGGAGGAATATAGAAGCATATATCATTGACGATATATTTTTAGAGATAAGAATCCCCAAAAGCACTACAGGGGATAATTCCGAACATGCTTGA